One region of Streptomyces rishiriensis genomic DNA includes:
- a CDS encoding heavy-metal-associated domain-containing protein, giving the protein MTAQTDTPGSVTTVYKVSGMSCGHCEGAVSGELSELAGVTSVKAVASTGEVTVVSTAVLDTEAVRSAVDEAGFELVGQA; this is encoded by the coding sequence ATGACCGCTCAAACCGACACCCCGGGCTCCGTCACCACCGTCTACAAGGTGAGCGGCATGAGCTGCGGCCACTGCGAGGGCGCCGTCTCCGGCGAGCTCTCCGAGCTCGCCGGTGTCACCTCGGTGAAGGCCGTCGCCTCGACCGGTGAGGTCACGGTCGTCTCCACCGCCGTGCTCGACACGGAAGCCGTGCGCTCCGCCGTCGACGAGGCGGGCTTCGAGCTGGTCGGCCAGGCCTGA
- a CDS encoding zinc-dependent alcohol dehydrogenase family protein, protein MRAVVFERYGEPAEVRELADPRPAPHGVTVRVEATGLCRSDWHGWMGHDPDIGLPHVPGHELAGVVQEAGALVTKWRPGDRVTVPFVCGCGSCPSCAAGDHQVCERQTQPGFTHWGSFAQYVALDHADVNLVAIPDGLSYATAASLGCRFATAFRAVVQQGRVAAGEWVAVHGCGGVGLSAVMIAAASGARVVAVDVSPKALELARRFGAAECVDARSVPDTAEAVRELSGGGAHLSLDALGSPATCAASVNGLRRRGRHIQVGLLPSADGTTPVPLARAIALELEILGSHGMAAHTYPRMLELVRTGVLRPDLLVTSTITLDETPAALSALGGAPGAGVTVIDPWA, encoded by the coding sequence ATGCGGGCTGTGGTGTTCGAGCGGTACGGGGAGCCGGCCGAGGTACGGGAGCTGGCCGACCCCCGGCCCGCCCCTCACGGAGTGACCGTGCGCGTCGAGGCCACCGGCCTGTGCCGCAGCGACTGGCACGGCTGGATGGGCCACGACCCGGACATCGGCCTGCCGCACGTGCCCGGGCACGAACTCGCCGGCGTCGTACAGGAGGCCGGTGCCCTGGTCACCAAGTGGCGGCCGGGCGACCGGGTCACCGTGCCCTTCGTCTGCGGCTGCGGCAGCTGTCCGTCCTGCGCCGCCGGCGACCACCAGGTGTGCGAGCGGCAGACCCAGCCCGGCTTCACGCACTGGGGCTCCTTCGCCCAGTACGTGGCCCTGGACCACGCCGACGTGAACCTGGTCGCGATCCCCGACGGCCTGTCGTACGCCACCGCGGCCTCCCTCGGCTGCCGGTTCGCCACCGCGTTCCGGGCGGTGGTGCAGCAGGGCCGGGTCGCGGCGGGGGAGTGGGTGGCGGTGCACGGCTGCGGGGGCGTGGGTCTCTCGGCCGTGATGATCGCGGCGGCGAGCGGGGCACGGGTGGTGGCGGTGGACGTCTCCCCGAAGGCCCTGGAGCTTGCGCGGAGGTTCGGCGCGGCGGAGTGCGTGGACGCGCGGAGCGTGCCGGACACGGCGGAGGCGGTCCGTGAGCTGTCCGGGGGCGGCGCCCATCTCTCCCTCGACGCGCTCGGGTCCCCCGCCACCTGCGCCGCCTCGGTGAACGGGCTGCGCCGCCGGGGCCGGCACATCCAGGTCGGCCTGCTGCCCTCGGCGGACGGTACGACCCCTGTCCCGCTGGCCCGCGCCATCGCCCTGGAACTGGAGATCCTGGGCAGTCACGGCATGGCCGCGCACACCTACCCGCGGATGCTGGAACTCGTCCGGACAGGCGTCTTGCGCCCCGATCTGCTCGTGACGTCGACGATCACGCTGGACGAGACCCCGGCCGCCCTGTCCGCCCTGGGCGGCGCACCGGGCGCGGGGGTGACGGTCATCGACCCGTGGGCCTGA
- a CDS encoding GNAT family N-acetyltransferase: MDFSVKPVLSGPKTVLRPFTEADADTMWEIIGDPEVVRFTFPPDSDLTRERVRAWYGSRAEQPDRLDLAVTDRDTGELVGEVVLHEWDPDARSCTFRTLIGPRGRDRGLGTEATRLIVGHGFEQLGLHRVQLELYGDNERARRVYEKAGFVVEGVRREAALRNGVRVDEVLMAILDREWAAFRPTGR; the protein is encoded by the coding sequence GTGGACTTCTCCGTCAAACCCGTGCTCTCCGGCCCGAAGACGGTGCTGCGGCCCTTCACCGAGGCCGACGCCGACACCATGTGGGAGATCATCGGCGACCCCGAGGTCGTCCGCTTCACCTTCCCGCCGGACAGCGACCTCACCCGGGAGCGGGTGCGTGCCTGGTACGGCTCCCGTGCCGAGCAGCCCGACCGGTTGGACCTGGCCGTCACCGACCGCGACACCGGCGAGCTCGTCGGCGAGGTCGTGCTGCACGAGTGGGACCCGGACGCCCGCAGCTGCACTTTCCGCACGCTGATCGGCCCCCGGGGCCGCGACCGCGGGCTCGGTACGGAGGCGACCCGGCTCATCGTCGGCCACGGCTTCGAGCAACTGGGCCTGCACCGCGTCCAGTTGGAGCTCTACGGCGACAACGAGCGGGCCCGGCGCGTCTACGAGAAGGCCGGGTTCGTGGTCGAGGGGGTGCGGCGGGAGGCCGCGCTGCGCAACGGCGTCCGGGTGGACGAGGTGCTCATGGCGATCCTGGACCGGGAGTGGGCCGCGTTCAGGCCCACGGGTCGATGA
- a CDS encoding helix-turn-helix transcriptional regulator, translating to MTDRRLWSYKEIAAHIKVQPDTVRSYRKHGLLPQPDHVEGGKPFWYVDTVRAWVASRPGNRGRALD from the coding sequence ATGACCGACCGAAGGCTCTGGTCGTACAAGGAGATCGCGGCGCACATCAAGGTGCAGCCGGACACCGTACGGTCCTACCGCAAGCACGGACTGCTGCCCCAGCCCGATCATGTCGAGGGCGGCAAGCCCTTCTGGTACGTGGACACCGTGCGGGCCTGGGTCGCCTCCCGGCCGGGCAACCGGGGACGCGCTCTGGACTGA
- a CDS encoding sugar phosphate isomerase/epimerase family protein, whose amino-acid sequence MTSLSPQSPVSGVSRIRVGSAPDSWGVWFPDDPAQVPWQRFLDEVAQSGYEWIELGPYGYLPTDPVLLTEETSKRGLKVSAGTVFTGLHHGEAVWEKTWAHVADNAVLAQAMGAKHLVVIPSFWRDDKSGEVLEPDTLTPEQWRNLTSLTERLGKEVRERYGLQIVVHPHADTHIDSEENVVRFLDGTDSDLVSLCLDTGHYAYCGGDSVKLIETYGERIGYLHLKQVDPEILADVRANQVPFGPAVARGVMCEPPTGVPALGPVLEAAQKLDVDLFAIVEQDMYPCEPDAPLPIAQRTRAFLRSCGA is encoded by the coding sequence GTTCCCGGACGATCCCGCCCAGGTGCCCTGGCAGCGCTTCCTCGACGAGGTCGCGCAGTCCGGCTACGAATGGATCGAGCTCGGCCCCTACGGGTATCTGCCGACCGATCCGGTTCTCCTCACCGAGGAGACGTCGAAGCGCGGCCTGAAGGTGTCGGCGGGCACGGTCTTCACCGGCCTGCACCACGGTGAGGCCGTCTGGGAGAAGACCTGGGCGCACGTCGCGGACAACGCGGTGCTCGCCCAGGCGATGGGCGCGAAGCATCTGGTCGTCATCCCGTCGTTCTGGCGGGACGACAAGAGCGGGGAGGTACTGGAGCCGGACACCCTCACCCCCGAGCAGTGGCGCAACCTGACCTCGCTGACCGAGCGGCTCGGCAAGGAGGTGCGGGAGCGGTACGGCCTCCAGATCGTGGTCCACCCGCACGCCGACACCCACATCGACAGCGAGGAGAACGTCGTCCGCTTCCTGGACGGCACCGACTCCGACCTGGTGTCGCTGTGCCTGGACACCGGGCACTACGCGTACTGCGGCGGCGACAGCGTCAAGCTGATCGAGACGTACGGCGAGCGGATCGGGTACCTGCACCTCAAGCAGGTCGACCCGGAGATCCTGGCGGACGTGCGGGCCAACCAGGTGCCGTTCGGGCCGGCCGTGGCGCGGGGCGTGATGTGCGAGCCGCCGACCGGGGTGCCGGCGCTGGGGCCCGTGCTGGAGGCGGCGCAGAAGCTGGACGTCGATCTGTTCGCGATCGTCGAACAGGACATGTATCCGTGCGAGCCGGACGCGCCGTTGCCCATCGCGCAGCGGACGCGGGCGTTTCTGAGGTCGTGCGGGGCCTAG